The Trypanosoma brucei brucei TREU927 chromosome 4, complete sequence genomic sequence CGGCCGTTTCCGTCTTTTGCGGATGTCGTGGCCGAGCAACGTCTCGTGTTGGACAATTTCTGGAGTACCTTTTGGATTGATATCCAGCGACAGGACGAACTGCCGCCTAATCGCATGAAACTTGGCCTAATATTTAATTCGTTTCGGTTGTTCTGTGTTTCTCGCAACCTGCAAAACGGCCTGCCACAGGCTGGCTGCTCAACAACTAAGAGTAATTTGCTGTATGACCTCCAACAGTACGTTTACCATGGCATCTACTATATTCTCACGTCGCCATCAAGTGCGCTTGCGCTCCTTCGCAGCCTCTATTGTATGCTTTCTCAGGCTCGAATGAACGCCCTTCGTCTATCGCTTGAACACGGCGCCGTATACCCACGCAGAACGATCACAGGGACGGAGTGTTGGCATTGTAGTACCCTCAACAACGCCCGGTTTCACGTCAATGCTGAGGTGGGCTATATaataaatatgtatttttctGCCGTGGAAAGCATTGCCACGAGCGATCGCTTGTGGCTGTTGGAGCTCATGTTAGAGACAGCACGTGTTTGGTCGCAAGTTGGGGAGTGGGTGGAAAATGAAGGTGTGTTTCGTTTGGACAATATTGCCGGCCCGGATGAGTACAACGGTAACGCGGCAGGGAACTTTTACGTTCACCTCTCGGCAAAGCTACATTTGAGAAATGCTTACAATCTTTACgaggaacaacaaaaaatcgTTGGTGATGAAGCTATATTTTGTCTGCTGCAGGGAATTAACATGGACATATCGGAACTTGAAAACTTCAGGACCATCTCCAACGAGATTGTTGTGCGACGTGACAACCACCTTGATGTTTTTTTGGTGCATGATCACTTTGACACACTGAAAGAATGGAAGGGGGAGCGTCCAAAGCACCCCTTGTCCATGAACTACCACCCTCTTGCAATATACCGTCATAAAGTTGTGAATATTCCCGAAGTCCTTCTCGGCATGTTGTTGTACCCAGCCGAGTTTGAGCGAAAGGATTTGCTGCAGAACTTGTCCTACTACGCCCCGCTCTGCACGCATGACTCGGCGGAGTCATTGGCTAttgttgcgtgtgtggaGTTCCGAGCGAACGGTCGCTTCACTCACGGCATGCCGCTACTATGTTCATTGGCTAGCTTGGATTTAGATAACATCATTTACGCTGCCGACGAAGGACTTGATTTTGGTGCCATGTCCGCAACGTGGATTGCCGTTGTCATGGGTATTGGTGGTGTTAAGATCACGTCTCGTAGTCTGCATTTAGACCCTTCCTTTCCCGCTGGGTTGAGTGTACTTAGTTTCACTCTGCACTGGCGTGGGGCGACCCTGCGGACGCGTGTAGAGAAGGACTGCATAACGTATGACCTGATGGCAGGGGATAGCATACGATTTATTCATGCCAGCAGACATCGCATCCATTTGCATTCCGGATGCAGGCAGAGCGTCGCCCGCAAGCAAGTCGCTATACCGCAGCCCATGAGCAGCATGCATGGGGAATTTGCCGGtgccatttttttgtgcgaGACGCTTTTTGACAGCGTCATGGAGATGAACTTCATTGCGTGGGGCAAGACGCTGGAGTCACTCTATGAGAACTATCGGGCGCTGCACCTCCGCCACATCCCACCGCTCACAGCGGAAGAGTTCGTCGATAAAGTTATTTATCAGGCAGAGCACCGTGAGATTGCCTTCAGTGGGATTCACAATGTGCTACTGGACCGTGGAATAGACCTCCCACTCGGTTCACCCGACGATGCCGAAATTGTAGAGACGCGTTATGGTTTAGCCAACGCCAAGGTGGCAGAGTTGGAGGAGATGTGGTCTCGCGAGGCACCGTGTGTGAATCCAGCGATGCGGGCATTGCTGCGCGATTTGGAGGATAATGGAATACCGCTTGCGCTTGTGTCGTACAGTCGAACCCTTAAGACACTGATGCAGTATCATCCAGAGGAGGCACTGCGTTTCCTCACGGCTATTGATGGCGATGAGGCGCATGAGCGGCACATCAAGAGCCGACCGCATCTCGACATTTTCGTTCGTGCAGCCGAAAAGATCCACGTGGAGCCGAGTCGTTGTCTGATCTTCTCTTCTCACATCGACAGTAACTTCAAAGTGTCGGAGCTCTCTTACTTCCGCATGGTGTTTGATGTGGAGGATCCCTTTGCGGCGCGGGTGCGGGGATCCAAAACCTGCGAGTATCCCTCCATGCTGAGGCCCGCAGCGGCTGATGGGGATGTGCGGCCACTTGTGATTAACTTGAAGCGGGATAAGTTTCCCACAACTGTAGACGGGTTGGAAAGCATTTTATGCGGCCCAGTGGCGTCGGGTTCTGATCTCGCCGCTGCGGGCGATGCTCCGCCAAGTGATCCCTGCagttaaggaaagaaagaaaaagaaggaggaggggaaaaaaacgcaaGGATGGAAGGggctttgctttcctttttgccttCCGACTAAACCCTCTATCCTTgcgttttttctccccttccttctttttctttcttctctctgtATACTCGCTTTTCCCTCGTCACACACGCCTTACACATGCAGGATACGTCAGTCGCAGACGGTCAAACAGCACCGGCAAGATTAGAGAGTGTCTTCGGTGATTGACCGAAaggacgaaagaaaaaaacgcaaaaaaaatccaCATTAAAGAGACGGAAGaatggagagagagagagagaaaaggggcgAGTGAATATATCAATAAATGAAGTAGAGTGGGATTGAGAAATAATATTGCCTCGGCTGGTCAATGTGCATAATAAGGAGCGTAAAtgaatgaagaaaggaatgGGAAACGGGATGTGTTAACTCCTAAAGGTGTAGATAAGAAAGGTGTGaagtgtgtctgtgtgtgtttgtgtacgtGGGAAGGATGCACGAGAAAATATATGTGAATTGattctcccctccttttctcccATTTGGCCGTAACGAAAGGAAACGCAAGacgaaacaaataaagggtggagaacaaaaaaaaccgaaaGCAACATTAAAGACAACAATAACGATGGCGAAGTGTATCCTTCACAACTGTCTTCCATTTTAAATTcacctatttttgttttatgtcaAGGTAAATTATAAACatgagaggggaaaaaacaatgagAACGTGCGTATTTTTATTGGTTTCTTTTACCGTTTCAAGTGTCAGCAAGCGGATGACACGACTCCCAAGTTGCAAAGTAGAGGGGAATGGTAATAAGCGCATTACACTTTACAGCGCGTGTAAGAAACGGGAAAGCAGAAGAggaagtcttttttttttttaaagaaaaaacaaaacagaaaacaacggGAAGCAAAACCAAAAGTTATTGCGTCCGAATATGTGTTAATTAGTTGAATGGGAAACCCCgcttttgtgtttggccgTATTTCAAAATGAAGAACGGCGTACCTCACACCATGagggtttttttcttctttttttgtttaaattttttaaaaaaaggttcCGCAAAACGAAGTTATTTACGTATTATTCAACGGGTAAAAcggtgaaggggaaattaattttaaacaataaaaagatttcatgaagaagtgaaaggaaagagggaaaagtagAAGAGGCGGTAAGATAAAGTCAttagtttgtgtgtgcgtgttttttttttccaatttttCGCTCTTGATTCATTTGACTTTTTCGCGCTTCACCGTGgcttttatcattattaattGATTAACCTTCCTTTCGGAAAATAACAtgtgcccccccccccctacgGGTCTTAACGGGACGgtcaccgaaaaaaaaaaagaagggaggaatGATGCCGAAAACGAAGGGGTATGGCGCGATTCCATAGACCCCAGTTTGCCGAGAGAAGTTTCACTTCGCATCATATTTCaggttgtgtgttttttttttaattttcgctTCGgatcgtcttttttttttccccctccccttccacaactctttttcaccttcacaCCTTTCATTCTCCCTTAAAGCTCTTGTCCTTATCAACATCTAGTGCTACACATTTGATGGTGTGCTCTAACCATactccatttatttatttttgatttacttcttcattttcgttTACGTGCTtaatttcacttttttttcctcattccattccattccattttttgttttgtttttgattgtTTGATACGTGATTTTGAGTTGTTGAGAAGAAGAAGTGATGGTGAGTTGAAGCGACGCCAGTGTGGTGGCATCCGCTTTTTTTCTACACGTTTGTGCCTTCgtctaaaaaaagaaaaatgtgtttGATTATCGGTTCACTTATTCCAGCATTTGACATCTTATGTATGccttatttgttgttgttttttcttttattattttcctttcgaTTTGAAAActgctattttatttttctattttattttttttattttgcattttcaCTTGTACTgctatttccccttcccttcctctaaCTTGAGTGCTGGCCTTTCAGCTACCcctgggggaaaaaaaaagaaataaacggTGAAGTTTGGGAAGGGGGTGATGAGAACCAACCTtcagtatatatatatatatatatctttttttctatgttagtgtttacttttttatttctagTTGATGTGCATGTCCTCTCttttatctgttttttttttatttaccaTAAAATCTCCAAAGTCAGCTGCTACCGTCAATCTTCCCTTATCTCGAGTAGTTTGAGGAAGAATAGAAATGCCCTTCTTAAAGCAATTGAGTGGGATTTCTGAAAAGTGAAATTAGCGTGAGACAGCTCCagtaattattattattattttcttcttcaatcCAAGTGTCGTTTCACGTCATGGAGTGGGGCGATATCAGCCGCGGTTGTTGCGCTCCACTTCTTCCCTCCATCTTCCTGCTTTCGCTTGAATTATATCTCTCTTAACTCATcctacttccttcttttttcctttccttcttttttcctttccttttcttcttgacgTAAGTTTTCCCAATATTCGCATCAAGTAGGTAGTAAGTTCTACCTATAGTATTAAGAGATTATGACTCTTGCGGATACGCTACACCCCGTCTTCGTATTTATTCTCATCGTTAATGCCGTTTCCTGTGCATTTCCATTACTTTCACACCGTCTTGTGTTTTACCCCATCGTGTTTGTGGCTCTCGGCCTGCTCTACGTGACTCTGCTGGTCTTACTAATGGGTGCAACAGTTATGATGCGAAATCAATCCTTTAGTGACCATCGTGTGAAGGAAAATACTCTCATAATAATTAAGCGAGATGTGAACATGACAACATGGATGGTGATATCAACTGTAGTTATGGTTGCTTGGATGTACTGCTGGGCCCGTCGCGTGTGGTTAGTGTATATTCTTCCCATGGTGGAGGAGTACAATGCGTTCAAAAGTCGACGTTGGGCCGATGCATTAGACTTACGGGGTCGTATGAAGCCGACTGTTTCATGATTGCAACTACATTTCTCCATTTGTGGTGGCACGTTGGTTTGAAATTGCCGCGGcttttgtgcatgtgtgcatgtgtatgtgttgttTGCATCCATCGCGTCATTGTGACCGAATATACGAAAAGGGCACTGTAAATGAAGAGTGGGGAGTGGCATTAGTGGCGGGTGTCCACAGAAATTTGTTGTGCACCGCGCTTCTCTGGTTGAGCACTTCTCCGTGAAGTTTTGGAACTAATTtgctttcctcattttcttcctcgttGGTGTTTCGTTGTCaaatgtttcttttatttcatatACCATTTCTGCTTATTGATTTCGTTAAGTTCAACATTTCGCCGCAAAGACGACGTTAGGTTTTTTGGGGCGGCGAAACTCAGGGTGATCATTGGAGGTGTGACGGTGCCAAAAAGTaaccttatttttttgtcaaGCGGAGACCCTCTAACTCAGGCGTACTGGACACGACATTCAGGTGTGGAAGTGCACTTAATAGAGTACGcgttcacacacacacacacacacgcatatatatatatataatatacgTATTCAGTAAGTGATCAACAGCAACGCTGTGGTACGCCACCCGCCGCTTCGGGTTCTCCGTGAGAGCACTGATACCCACAAGTAATAAAAGGGTTGACATATCAAACATCGTCGTCTCTTACGCTTTTGCCTCCACTTCTTCGTTACCTTCCGCTTCTGGAAGCAGCAGATCGGTGAGCGTGGCGCGAATGGCACGGCACCCCAACACGGCGATTGTGCTGCAACCCACCAATAGTGCCATTATCACTTTGGACTTATGTCTGCAACTCGGCGGCCCATCAGCACCGTTATGGCGGAAGAGCGTAGCAAGAGACGAGAATGAGGCAGCTGACAGAGCAATTGAGCGACTTAGGATTCTCATCGCGCAGTCCGCGGGGgacaaaaagagcaaaaagacGTCACGCGAGGAGATTTTGAAGAATTGTCAGCCAATTGAAGTTCTTGGCGTGTCAAGCGAGGGGGAGCAGATCttaaatgaagaaaatggcCTAACCAAGCTTGACACTTCTGTTTCCAATAAGGAATTCTGGAGGAACGTCAGACAAATGTTGATTGGGTCAACTGTTGTGCCGGTTAAATACAACGTTCCCACCATTACTGCGGTAGTGCCACCCTCAGCGCTGTACGTGGGAGCCCCAGCAGTTTGCGCGGGCATCACAGCCCTCTTTACCACAGAGGTAGATGTTCAGTATGAATGGTGCGCACGCGCCGCTCCCAAGAGTCCTGCGGGCACGGGCGCTTCTTCTGATGCCACTGTGCGCGTAATCAGTACTAAACCCGTTTTTACTCCTACAACACGGGAGTTGGGTGAGTCGCTGTTTCTTCGCGTCCTACCGGAGCCGGGTTCAGATTTGTGCACACAAGTGGAGCTCCCTCAGGTTCGTGCCGAAGTGCCTCCAATGGATCGCTGGACTCAAACAAAGCAATCTGTGGAAGCACCGAGCTTTAGGATGGTTACGTACAACGTCTTGCACGAGGAGTTCTGTAGCACGAGTTCGGCAAAGAAAACCATTTATCCCTTCGCAACAGATGACATTCTGTCGCTAGAGTACCGACAGAGCCGTATCGTGCAGGAACTTCTTGCATACAATGGTGATATTATCTGTTTGCAGGAATGCGGGAAAAAAGTGTACCAGCAATTTTTTTCCCGTGTTATGACTCAGTACGGCTATGAGGGATGCTATACAAACAAGAATGGTGGTGTAAGGGAGGGATGTGCATGTTTTTGGAGGCGCAGTAGATTCTTCCTGCAGGAAAAGGATGAATTTCCGCTCAACTGGTCAACGATGGAGAAGGAACATCCAGCTCTGGCAGCTGAGGTGACCCGTCATCCCGAGTTGAAGGAGGCGTTGGAGAATGTTACTTCGATTGGCGCCTTGGTATTACTGAAAGATAACGCGACAAACGAAGAGTTGGTGGTTGGGAACACGCATTTGTTCTATCATGCAAACGCCTGCCATATTCGGCTTCTACAGGTATACATGCTTCTTCACAAACTGAAGAGCCGCAGTGATTCGCGCAGGGGTGTTGTCTTATGTGGGGACTTCAACTTTACCCACACAACGGGTGGCTACAAATTAGTGACTACGGGACGTACGGAGGCGTCACATCACTCGTGGGCGAAAGGGGAAGTGTTCCACTGGGGTTGTGACCGCATGTTAGGCATCAACGCCGCTGAGGGAGCGGGGGGGTCTGCGGAAGTTGAAACGGGTTTGGAcgtgagaaggggaaagggagaatcTGCCACATGTGCTTCGAAAAACAATAAGAATGacacaaataacaataatgagaGTAATGGCAATAGTGTAGATGCGAGCACATCATGTGCCGCAACATCAGCTGATACTGGCGTTGCGTCAAGCGTAAAGGCTGATTACCGACCTCCATTTGATGTTTTCCGTGCGGACATGGAGGCACCAATGCAGTTCACAGATGCGTATGGTGTAACGGATCCGGAAATGCCATGGACTAATTATACAATGACATTCCGTGAGGTTATTGACTACGTTTTCTTCAACCCAGACCGCCTGCTTGTCGTTCAGACAATTCCCATTCCACCAGAGAGTGAGCTGTCAGAAAATGTGGCTCTCCCGAACCGGAAGTACCCATCAGACCACGTTGCATTGATTGCCGATTTGTCGTACAAATAGCTTCGGTTTGCAACTGCCGACATCCACGCGATATGGCGGAGCACGGGCATTCGAGGATGGAATAATGTGTGAGATGCGGCGTATAAACATGATTTTCCGTTGAGATTTGTGCCTTGACGCTGAAGCGGAGTGTGGAAATGGTGTGGCCGCGGTATTTTGTCTGCCATGACAGCGTTAATGGTAATATGTCCCCTAGTTGGGCATTATTTGTGGCTATTGGAAAGTTTGTTGATGATTGGAGGCGACGAGCTAATgggttttatttcttcacgGAACTGATAGTACCGCTGGAGATGGTCACGGGATTTATTGAGGGGTACAGTTGTGACAAGGACGGGAATCTaaccctttctctttctaaAAGAAACATATTGGAACACCGGCGGATGCCAAACACCTGCCGGTCACTTTCGTGATGGGTAACAAGCAGTTTGTACGTAGCTATCATCTACCTGTGAAATGAACAACCGTTATGTTGAAGTCACTTTGATTTTACAATCTGTTGCGCACTCAGAGAAAAGAGGGTAAGTGGCAGTACCCTTCTAAATTGTGGCGGTCTCCTCTTGGCTCGAGGTACACTTAACGTATCAACTTAGCGGGATATGTATTTCTCACACAGTAAGTGTATTTTTACGGTTAGACGTGCCTTTATTTTCAGCCAATGTGCTGTCCAACGTTCCGTCTTGAGTGGCGGAGGTTGGGACTGGTGGTTGGTAGGGATTCATAACCCCGTCGTGCGTCGTGTGAGTAATCatgattcttttttgttgttgttgtttttgccgGGTGTCGATGCAAGGAGGAACAAGGTGTCCTCacgtactttctttttttaaaaaaaaaaaatcttgtCAACGACCCTCCTCTTTtatatgtttcttttttttgggggggggggaagtgccCGAGGGCCCCGACAAGTTaacggggaaaaggaaaaaaagtgaaagggTGGGAAAGGGCAGAAGGAGGCGGAAGGAACATTCGCCACCATGTTTTCACAAACGCGCTGTTCCGCATGCATCGGGAAAGAGCTGTACAGCAGGGCGTCGACACTTCCACGCGACTTTTACGAAGCGTGCGCGAAGCACTTCGGCATTAAGATGCATCAAGAGACATTTATTGGTGTGCGGTCCTCACAGATCCGAGGGTTGTTTCTAAGCCCCAGCATTAATAAACCGCTAGAGGCAAACAAACCCATTGCAACCATTCCTCTTAGTAGTCTATACACAGTGACGAATATCCACACTAAACCAGACACACTGCACCATGTGACACTAAGCAATGTTCGTGACGCAATACGTGATGTTGAATTCAAAGCGATGACGTCACAGTTCTACCTTGGTCTGCAAATGAGTGCAATTATAAGCTCACTTCCAGACATAACACGAGCTCAGAATGCGGAAGAGATGGAGCGCATCACGCAGATTCTTCGCGGGGGTGCCATGCCTTGGGTGCGATTAATTGATGATGAAGATTTCAATGAGCAGTTCGTCTTCGGCATGTACGGTATGGCGCTAGACAGCTGGCAGCGGCAGAGCTACGAGGAAATGACTAAAGTGTTCCATCGCAACATTACCTCCATCCACGAAAAGACAAACCCACCCTTCTCCGTTGATACATTTAGGCGCATCACCCGACTGATACTTGCGCGGGCAGAACACTTTCCACCACTGGAATATTACAACGGTTCCGTGTTGTGGCGTCGTGTCCTCCGTTTCGTGCGGCGCTGGTCCAAAATTCCAGAACCTTCAGAACTGTGCCTCGTGCCACTATTGGATCTGGTAAATCATTCCAATCGGCCAAATTGTGCCATCCGTATTGGGCCCAGTGCTGCCATGGATGGCCGTCCCGCCATCACGATTTACTCCATTGCACGCATTAACCCCGGACAGGAGATTTGCAGACACTACAACTTCGCTATCAACAGGCCTAACGCACTTTTTCGTTATGGgttccttccttttgatcttATTTCTATTGTGGAACATGACGCCATTGATGAGTATTTGGTGAAGAATCAGCATATGTTACGCGAAGAAACTGAGGAGGCCCAAATCAAACGTGCGAAGGAACGGGCGGAGCTCCAGCGGCTCGAGCAAATCTTTCAAAAAGCCCGCTCAGGGAGTGTGCCAGCGGATTCGTAAGTGTGTGCACGTgtcaaaatattttaaaaaaagaattcaGGGGGTGCCACCGCGTCTATGATTatgtttgatgttgttattgttggctGAACTTGTATTTGTGTATTGTATTCTGTGGTAGTTCTCCATATGATGGCTTAGCGCGCATTTATTTGCCGTGCTTTCGGTCACCGAAGGCGTAAACTTTGGATACCGCTGTGagttgtttttggtgttgtgttACCTTATGGAATGTTGTTGAAACGGCACACTTCTTGCATTTATCGTTCGTTCAGGTAATTGCTTGCACGCAAGTAACAGTAACGTcattggtgtttgtgttgagGGATTTTGGCGGCTCAAAGATGTGGAGTATCGTCAATTCACAACGGTTGCATGGGTTTTTCTGGTAACCTCCGCGTTTGCCTCCCGTGTGATTcgatctttttttctccacaaTGCTTTTGCCATTGCAACACAAAGCTGCCGCATGCGTCCGTTAGCAGCGTATACAAATTTCCCCTCTATGATGTgagtctttttctttttttcttaaaaaataaaagttcGTTgtccccctcttttgcttacCCGACACACTGTTAGAGAGACATGGAATTATGTGCTTCTGCTTTTCTCTCCTACCAACTATGAGGCTGTTAAGTTTTTGATCAACTTTTTTGCCAGTGAACTAACGTCGCGCGAGTTTAAACAGGtgtaataaaaagaaaaaaaggacaaaataaaaaaaaggttaaaGTCAACCTCTCACACAAGGAAAATACACGCTGAAGGACAGAGGAGGAAACAACGTTAACATATAACAACGAcaccaacaataacatcaaagaaggaaagaagagcagcaaataatttatttttggcGCACTCACACATGACGATGAAGcgcccttcttttcttcttgtgagccttttgtttttggcaATTGGCAGCACTGTCATAGAAGCCTTCCCCTTCACAGCCTCCTCTGGTGTTGTGGAGCTAACCCCTGCGACTTTCAACAGCTTCCTCGGCTCTCACAAACCCGTTTTTATCCTTTTCTACGCACCGTGGTGTGGGCACTGCAAGCGCCTTCACCCGGAGTGGGAAAAGTTTGCCAAATCTGTCGAGGGAATTGTTCGTGTGGGTGCTGTGAATGCCGATGAGCACCAGCAACTTGGCCAACAATTCAACCTGCGCGGTTTCCCTACGGTTAAGTTTTGGGGTTTGGGAGAAAAGCGTGCCAATGCAGCTATGGACTACGCCGGTGAGCGCAGCGCGGGAGCCATTCAATCGCAAGCCATCAGTCTCATCAATGCACCAGGAATCAAGACGGTGAAAAAAGCTGAGGAGCTACGCGAGGCGGCTCAGGCGGCACCAGAGAAGAAGGCTGTTGTACTATTCAGTGCTAAAAGCCGCGTGCCGCCAATTTATGCCGTTCTTTCGCTCTCACCCCGACTCAAGTCGATGCCGTTTTACTTTGCAGGGGAGCAAGAAAAGTCTGGATTCGCTTCAGAATTTGGCGTAAGTAAACTTCCAGCCATTGTTGTCCTCAACACCACCGCTGGCGAAGTGAAGCCGGTGATATACCCGGGGAAGAAAGTTGCTTATGAGCCCATTGCAAAGTTTTTACTGGCCTGTGCAAACGATGCTTACGATGAGGCTAACTTCTCCTTGGAGGGTGGTGAGAGTGAGCAAGCTACAAAGAAGGGTGCTGCAAAGTTGGCGCTGCCAGTCCGGCCGCTCCCCGCGTCAGCTCATGGTCTCGAGAATTTTTGCTCCCCTGACGCACGGAAGAAGGCTGAGCGAACGCCACTGTGTGTGATTTCACTCACTTCTGAGTTTTCGCTTAACGACGTGCATAAAACCTTCAGCAATGAGCCACTTGTTTTCTTCGAGGCTGGGGATGCTCGTGATATCCTTCTTGGGGCCCTTCGGGGAAAGCTGGGACTAGAGAAGATTGCAGACAAACTGAAGGACGACAAGGAACACAACGCACTTCTGCTTCGCGCCTCCAAGCAGGGCACCGTACACTACAGACTCGTTGGAGGCGTAAACACAGCTGAAACTCTCAGCTCAGTCTTACAAATGGTTGTATCAGGCGAGATATCCCTCACGAAGGAGCAGCCGAAGTAACTTGTTGGAATGGAATGCATCGTAACGGTGCCACCGGATTTGAGTGACGGTGCCAGTTGCTGCAAACTTTGGAACAGGTGCGGTTGTGGTGTATCTTCTTGTGCGCTAGACTGTCCATGATGGGCGCAAGAGAAATCGAACAGGGGACAGCCGTGGGGAACAATAAATcaagacgaaaaaaaaggaaccgAGTCGAAAGCGTTGAACCTGCAACGATTACTTCTTGGGAGTAAACGAAGCATgcggtttaaaaaaaaaaagaaacaagagtATGATGGGACGAGTGGAGAAAGGTCTTAACCAtgttttccacacacacacacactttccaTGCTCTCTGTTCTCGCTTCTTTCTTTGATATTTCCATTTGCGGCTTTTTGCTGTTCAGCCCCTCGTGTGTGCATCAGCTCCTGTCGCTCAGTAAAGTGTATGTTTGCCAACGGAAGGGAAGTTCACCGAATGAAAGTGCCGATGGAACCGGTTTCCGACAGCGTGACGGGTGTTACCTTGATGATAAAGAAGAGAAGTAAAGGAGAAGAGATGCACAGaaaccgaaagaaaaaaacgaagataTGTTAGGTACACCTCTGTcaatgatattattattattactccTATTATTGTCTTATTTTATTACTGTCTCTATTTTCTGTTTCACAAAGTGCACAACCGGCTACAGTACTCCATAACCGGGCCGGAACTGTCGTGTGCTCAACAACTTACCACTCTGGCTCTCCCATAAATTTTCACTTTCCTTATACCCGAGTTTCCAATCACTCACGTGTCAATGTAtatccttctctttttttcttctgttttactttactaacattttttttttgatttagCTTCTCACCGTCCCTCTCACGTCCTCCTCCTGCGGGAGAAATTCTCATTCGCCTCCTTATACTCTTCGTTCGGGTTTATTACCAGTTCGAATTACGAAGTGTCGGAAGGCGGATCTTGGAACTGCGTAAGggacgaaagaagaaagagaggaccCTCCAAAATTGGCGCACAACCtttgaagagatcgctgcgTACAGTCATACCATTGtgtcattttgttgttgctattatTGTCCCGCAAATTTGGCTCCTTTGCTTTGTTGGTAAACTTCCCTTACGCGGGTGGGTGCTATATAATACACCGAAGAGATCGCCAACttaggaagaaaagaagaaaggaagaggtaaAGAGATAGCGAGAGAAAGGGGGAGTAGTTGGAGAGAGTTCCGT encodes the following:
- a CDS encoding thioredoxin, putative (similar to GB:AAF45013.1: symbol {Drosophila melanogaster}) encodes the protein MKRPSFLLVSLLFLAIGSTVIEAFPFTASSGVVELTPATFNSFLGSHKPVFILFYAPWCGHCKRLHPEWEKFAKSVEGIVRVGAVNADEHQQLGQQFNLRGFPTVKFWGLGEKRANAAMDYAGERSAGAIQSQAISLINAPGIKTVKKAEELREAAQAAPEKKAVVLFSAKSRVPPIYAVLSLSPRLKSMPFYFAGEQEKSGFASEFGVSKLPAIVVLNTTAGEVKPVIYPGKKVAYEPIAKFLLACANDAYDEANFSLEGGESEQATKKGAAKLALPVRPLPASAHGLENFCSPDARKKAERTPLCVISLTSEFSLNDVHKTFSNEPLVFFEAGDARDILLGALRGKLGLEKIADKLKDDKEHNALLLRASKQGTVHYRLVGGVNTAETLSSVLQMVVSGEISLTKEQPK